A section of the Hevea brasiliensis isolate MT/VB/25A 57/8 chromosome 17, ASM3005281v1, whole genome shotgun sequence genome encodes:
- the LOC110666167 gene encoding uncharacterized protein LOC110666167, whose protein sequence is MRKLNQFISGDDGEKGESFLDEESDVLCSLSTTQRMYAFAGCLVAGLACMFLSLIVFAKPIKFAVLFTFGNVLAVGSTVFLIGLGRQLSMMFDSVRVYATAIYIGFVVISLICALLIHSKILTVISIVCEICALIWYSLSYIPFARTMVSNFMVRFCDTEL, encoded by the exons ATGCGGAAGCTGAACCAGTTCATATCAGGAGACGATGGAGAGAAAGGAGAGAGCTTCTTGGATGAAGAATCAGATGTCCTTTGTTCACTTTCTACTACGCAG AGAATGTACGCATTTGCTGGTTGTTTGGTTGCTGGTCTGGCTTGTATGTTTCTG TCTCTGATTGTCTTTGCCAAGCCCATCAAGTTTGCAGTATTATTTACCTTTGGCAATGTGTTGGCAGTTGGAAG CACAGTCTTCCTCATTGGACTTGGGCGGCAACTAAGTATGATGTTTGACTCAGTCCGTGTTTATGCAACAGCTATTTACATTGGATTTGTAGTTATATCTCTTATTTGTGCTCTCTTG ATTCATAGCAAGATTTTGACAGTGATTTCAATTGTCTGTGAGATTTGTGCCCTTATTTG GTACAGTCTCAGTTACATTCCATTTGCCCGAACAATGGTGTCTAATTTTATGGTACGATTCTGTGACACTGAGCTGTAA
- the LOC110666168 gene encoding glutamate synthase 1 [NADH], chloroplastic, producing the protein MSAASNSLLKPEANACSLSTLSKPSFSPKLNVIASVSGRNNRAPRCSVTKKSTVLGKKFFGTKLRAPGTERLHLWQSDGPGRSPKLRVVVSSALSGVPEKPLGLYDPSFDKDSCGVGFVAELSGENSRKTVTDALEMLIRMSHRGACGCETNTGDGAGILVALPHHFYKEVAKDIGFELPPPGEYAVGMFFLPTSDNRREESKNVFAKVAESLGHTVLGWRRVPTDNSGLGNAALHTEPVVEQVFLTPTPRSKADFEQQMYILRRVSMVAIRAALNLQHGGVRDFYICSLSSRTVVYKGQLKPIQLKDYYYADLGNERFTSYMALIHSRFSTNTFPSWDRAQPMRVLGHNGEINTLRGNVNWMKAREGLLKCKELGLSKNEMKKLLPIVDASSSDSGAFDGVLELLVRAGRSLPEAIMMMIPEAWQNDKNMDPHRKALYEYFSALMEPWDGPALISFTDGRYLGATLDRNGLRPGRFYVTQSGRVIMASEVGVVDIPPEDVLRKGRLNPGMMLLVDFEKHIVVDDEALKQQYSLARPYGEWLKRQKIELKDIVGSVPEADQAIPPVAGVVPTSNDDDNMENMGINGLVAPLKAFGYTVEALEMLLLPMAKDGTEALGSMGNDAPLAVMSNRKKLTFEYFKQMFAQVTNPPIDPIREKIVTSMECMIGPEGDLTETTEEQCHRLSLKGPLLSIEEMEAIKKMDYRGWRSKVLDITYSKDHGKKGLEETLDRICAEAHDAIKEGYTLLVLSDRAFSSKRVAVSSLLAVGAVHHHLVRKLERTRIGLIVESAEPREVHHFCTLVGFGADAICPYLAIEAIWRLQVDGKIPPKSTGEFHSKDELVKKYFKASNYGMMKVLAKMGISTLASYKGAQIFEALGLSSEVIEKCFAGTPSRVEGATFEMLAYDTLHLHELAFPSRVYPPGSAESVALPNPGDYHWRKGGEIHLNDPLAIAKLQEAARANSVAAYKEYSRRIQELNKACNLRGLLKFKEAEVKVPLDEVEPASEIVKRFCTGAMSYGSISLEAHTTLAIAMNKIGGKSNTGEGGEQPSRMEPFPNGSMNPKRSAIKQVASGRFGVSSYYLTNADELQIKMAQGAKPGEGGELPGHKVIGDIAITRNSTAGVGLISPPPHHDIYSIEDLAQLIHDLKNANPGARISVKLVSEAGVGVIASGVVKGHADHVLISGHDGGTGASRWTGIKNAGLPWELGLAETHQTLVANDLRGRTVLQTDGQLKTGRDVAIAALLGAEEFGFSTAPLITLGCIMMRKCHKNTCPVGIATQDPVLREKFAGEPEHVINFFFMLAEELREIMSELGFHTVNEMVGRSDMLEVDKEVIKNNEKLENIDLSLLLRPAADIRPEAAQYCVQKQDHGLDMALDKKLVKLSKAALEKSLPVYIETPVCNVNRAVGTMLSHEVTKCYHLAGLPADTIHIKLNGSAGQSLGAFLCPGITLELEGDSNDYVGKGLSGGKIVVYPPKGSLFDPKDNIVIGNVALYGATSGEAYFNGMAAERFCVRNSGARAVVEGVGDHGCEYMTGGTVVVLGKTGRNFAAGMSGGIAYVLDVEGKFHSRCNPELVDLDKVEEEEDIMTLRMMIQQHQRHTNSLLAREVLADFENLLPKFIKVFPRDYKRVLANMKQEAAVKEVAVKEVEEQDEAELKEKDAFEELKKLAAASLNKKSNQKVEDAEPVKRPALVNDAVKHRGFIAYEREGVQYRDPNIRMNDWKEVMQESKPGPLLKTQSARCMDCGTPFCHQENSGCPLGNKIPEFNELVYQNRWREALDRLLETNNFPEFTGRVCPAPCEGSCVLGIIENPVSIKSIECAIIDKAFAEGWMVPRPPLKRTGKRVAIVGSGPAGLAAADQLNRMGHSVTVYERADRIGGLMMYGVPNMKADKVDLVQRRVDLMAREGISFVVNANVGIDPRYSLDRLQEENDAIVLAVGATKPRDLPVPGRELSGVHFAMEFLHANTKSLLDSNLEYGNYISAKGKKVVVIGGGDTGTDCIGTSIRHGCSRIVNLELLPEPPRTRAPGNPWPQWPRIFRVDYGHQEASAKFGKDPRSYEVLTKRFIGDEHGNVKRLEVVRVSWEKDASGKFQFKEVEGTEETIEADLVLLAMGFLGPESNLADKLGLERDNRSNFKAEYGRFSTSVEGIFAAGDCRRGQSLVVWAISEGRQAASQVDKYLMREEDVAISTDTQDDLVKRHRDLTKRQQDSKHTVMT; encoded by the exons ATGTCGGCGGCATCCAACTCTCTCCTTAAGCCCGAAGCTAACGCCTGTTCTCTTTCAACCCTCAGTAAACCTTCCTTTTCGCCTAAATTAAATGTTATTGCTTCCGTATCTGGCCGGAATAACAGAGCTCCACGATGCTCCGTCACCAAGAAATCGACGGTGTTGGGTAAAAAGTTCTTTGGAACCAAACTGCGGGCTCCTGGGACGGAGAGACTTCATTTATGGCAATCGGATGGGCCCGGACGGTCACCAAAGCTTCGAGTTGTGGTTTCTTCCGCATTGTCTGGAGTGCCGGAGAAACCCCTTGGTCTCTATGATCCGTCATTTGATAAGGACTCGTGTGGGGTGGGATTCGTGGCCGAGCTATCCGGTGAAAACAGCCGCAAAACG GTGACAGATGCGCTAGAGATGTTGATACGCATGTCGCATAGAGGTGCTTGTGGCTGCGAAACGAATACCGGTGATGGAGCTGGGATTCTTGTAGCTCTTCCTCACCACTTCTACAAGGAG GTTGCTAAGGATATCGGGTTCGAGCTGCCGCCACCTggagaatatgcagttggcatgTTCTTTTTGCCCACATCAGACAACCGAAGGGAAGAAAGCAAAAATGTGTTCGCTAAG GTTGCGGAGTCTCTTGGGCATACAGTCCTTGGCTGGCGACGAGTACCAACAGACAACTCAGGATTGGGCAATGCTGCGTTGCATACTGAACCTGTGGTTGAGCAAGTGTTCCTCACACCTACTCCTAGGTCAAAAGCTGATTTTGAGCAACAG ATGTACATATTACGAAGAGTTTCAATGGTGGCTATCCGAGCTGCATTGAACCTTCAGCATGGTGGTGTTAGGGATTTCTATATATGTTCTCTTTCCTCGAG GACTGTTGTCTACAAAGGTCAATTGAAGCCCATTCAGCTCAAGGATTACTATTATGCAGATCTTGGCAATGAAAGGTTTACGAGCTACATGGCCCTG ATACACTCTCGATTTTCTACAAATACATTTCCTAGCTGGGATCGTGCTCAGCCTATGCGTGTCTTGGGCCATAATGGTGAAATTAATACTCTTAGAGGCAATGTGAACTG GATGAAGGCTCGTGAGGGTCTATTAAAGTGCAAGGAGCTTGGTCTGTCTAAGAATGAGATGAAGAAGCTTCTACCTATTGTGGATGCTAGTTCTTCTGACTCAG ggGCTTTTGATGGTGTACTTGAGCTTCTAGTTCGAGCTGGAAGAAGTCTCCCTGAAGCTATCATGATGATGATCCCTGAAGCTTGGCAAAATGATAAGAATATGGATCCTCATCGGAAAGCCTTATATGAATACTTCTCAGCCCTCATGGAGCCTTGGGATGGGCCTGCACTTATTTCAT TTACGGATGGCCGGTACCTTGGAGCTACACTGGATCGTAATGGACTGCGGCCAGGTAGGTTTTATGTTACGCAGAGTGGACGGGTCATTATGGCTAGTGAAGTTGGTGTTGTAGACATTCCGCCTGAAGATGTCCTTAGGAAAGGAAGACTTAACCCTGGAATGATGCTTCTGGTGGATTTTGAGAAGCATATAGTTGTAGATGATGAAGCCTTGAAACAGCAGTACTCCCTAGCAAGGCCATACGGGGAGTGGCTGAAAAGGCAAAAGATTGAACTCAAGGACATTGTTGGCTCTGTTCCAGAAGCTGATCAGGCTATTCCTCCTGTAGCTGGAGTTGTTCCT ACATCTAATGATGATGACAACATGGAGAACATGGGCATTAATGGTTTAGTAGCTCCATTGAAAGCTTTTGG TTATACTGTTGAAGCTTTGGAGATGTTGTTGCTTCCCATGGCAAAAGACGGGACTGAGGCTCTTGGCTCAATGGGAAATGATGCTCCCTTGGCTGTTATGTCTAATAGGAAAAAACTCACTTTTGAGTACTTTAAGCAAATGTTTGCTCAAGTGACAAACCCCCCAATTGACCCTATTAGAGAGAAGATAGTCACTTCAATGGAGTGCATGATTGGACCAGAAGGTGACCTGACTGAAACAACTGAGGAACAATGCCATCGTCTCTCATTAAAAGGCCCTCTCTTATCCATTGAGGAAATGGAAGCAATTAAAAAGATGGATTATAGAGGTTGGCGAAGCAAAGTCCTTGATATAACTTACTCAAAGGACCATGGTAAAAAGGGGTTAGAGGAGACATTAGATAGGATTTGTGCTGAAGCACATGATGCAATTAAGGAGGGTTATACTTTGTTGGTTCTTTCTGATAGAG CCTTCTCATCAAAGCGTGTTGCCGTAAGCTCCCTCTTGGCTGTTGGTGCTGTCCATCACCACCTGGTAAGGAAGCTTGAGCGCACCCGTATAGGTTTGATAGTTGAATCTGCTGAACCACGTGAAGTGCACCATTTCTGTACATTGGTTGGATTTGGTGCCGATGCCATATGCCCATACTTGGCCATAGAAGCCATTTGGAGATTGCAGGTTGATGGGAAGATCCCACCAAAATCTACTGGTGAATTCCACTCAAAGGATGAGCTAGTGAAAAAGTATTTCAAAGCAAGCAACTATGGAATGATGAAGGTTCTTGCTAAAATGGGGATTTCAACTTTGGCCTCATACAAGGGTGCTCAGATTTTTGAAGCTCTAGGCCTTTCATCAGAAGTGATAGAGAAGTGCTTTGCAGGAACTCCCAGCAGAGTAGAGGGGGCAACCTTTGAGATGCTTGCTTACGATACACTTCATTTGCATGAATTAGCATTTCCATCCCGGGTCTATCCTCCTGGAAGTGCTGAATCTGTGGCACTCCCCAATCCTGGGGATTACCATTGGAGGAAGGGGGGTGAAATCCACTTGAATGATCCTCTGGCTATAGCAAAGCTTCAAGAAGCTGCCAGAGCCAATAGTGTGGCTGCATATAAGGAATATTCTAGACGCATTCAGGAATTGAACAAAGCCTGCAATTTACGTGGGCTTTTAAAGTTCAAAGAGGCAGAGGTAAAAGTGCCATTAGATGAAGTGGAACCAGCCAGTGAAATTGTTAAACGGTTCTGTACTGGAGCTATGAGTTATGGATCAATATCCTTGGAGGCACACACAACACTGGCTATTGCTATGAATAAAATTGGAGGGAAATCAAACACTG GTGAGGGAGGTGAACAACCATCTCGCATGGAGCCTTTCCCAAATGGTTCAATGAATCCAAAGAGAAGTGCAATCAAGCAGGTTGCAAGTGGGAGATTTGgagtttcaagttattatctgACAAATGCTGATGAACTACAGATCAAGATGGCTCAG GGTGCTAAGCCCGGGGAAGGAGGTGAGCTTCCTGGGCACAAGGTCATAGGAGATATTGCGATTACTAGGAATTCTACAGCTGGTGTGGGACTTATCAGTCCTCCTCCCCATCATGATATCTACTCAATTGAAGACCTTGCCCAGTTGATTCATGACCTTAAG AATGCCAATCCAGGTGCTCGAATTAGTGTCAAATTAGTATCTGAAGCTGGTGTGGGGGTAATTGCTAGCGGTGTCGTGAAGGGGCATGCTGACCATGTGTTGATCTCAGGTCACGATGGAGGTACAGGGGCTTCTAGGTGGACTGGCATAAAAAATGCTGGGCTCCCATGGGAACTAGGTTTGGCTGAGACCCACCAAACTCTTGTTGCAAATGACCTTCGTGGCCGCACAGTTcttcagacagatggccaacTTAAAACTGGAAGAGATGTGGCCATAGCTGCACTTCTTGGTGCAGAAGAATTTGGCTTCAGCACTGCACCTCTCATTACACTTGGCTGCATCATGATGCGAAAATGCCACAAGAATACTTGCCCTGTTGGCATTGCCACTCAAGATCCAGTTCTGAGGGAAAAATTTGCTGGAGAACCTGAGCATGTTATCAATTTCTTCTTTATGTTGGCAGAGGAGCTAAGGGAGATAATGTCTGAGCTTGGTTTCCATACAGTCAATGAGATGGTTGGTCGATCGGACATGCTTGAAGTTGATAAAGAAGTCATCAAGAACAATGAAAAGCTGGAAAATATTGATCTCTCCCTGCTACTTAGACCTGCTGCTGACATTCGGCCTGAAGCAGCTCAGTATTGTGTCCAGAAGCAGGATCATGGCTTGGACATGGCTTTGGATAAAAAATTGGTAAAACTATCCAAGGCTGCTTTGGAAAAAAGTCTTCCTGTGTACATTGAGACTCCAGTCTGCAATGTGAATCGTGCTGTTGGAACAATGCTTAGTCATGAAGTTACTAAATGTTACCACTTGGCAGGGCTTCCAGCAGATACTATACATATCAAGCTTAATGGAAGTGCAGGGCAGAGTCTGGGGGCTTTCCTATGCCCTGGCATCACCCTGGAACTAGAGGGTGACAGCAATGACTATGTTGGTAAAGGCTTATCAGGTGGAAAGATTGTCGTTTATCCTCCAAAGGGTAGCTTATTTGATCCCAAAGATAACATTGTTATCGGCAATGTAGCTCTCTATGGGGCCACCAGTGGTGAGGCATATTTCAATGGGATGGCAGCTGAAAGATTCTGTGTACGTAATTCAGGGGCCAGGGCAGTTGTAGAAGGTGTTGGCGACCATGGATGTGAGTACATGACAGGTGGGACTGTTGTTGTACTTGGGAAAACTGGCAGGAATTTTGCGGCAGGTATGAGTGGTGGTATTGCTTATGTTCTTGATGTTGAGGGGAAATTTCATTCTCGATGCAATCCTGAACTGGTAGATCTTGATAAAGTTGAGGAAGAGGAGGATATTATGACTCTCAGAATGATGATACAGCAACATCAGCGTCACACAAACAGCCTGCTAGCCAGAGAAGTACTAGCTGATTTTGAAAATCTTCTGCCAAAATTTATCAAAGTCTTCCCCAGGGATTACAAACGTGTTCTTGCAAACATGAAACAAGAAGCAGCTGTAAAAGAGGTCGCTGTTAAAGAAGTTGAAGAGCAGGAtgaagcagagttgaaggagaagGATGCTTTTGAGGAGCTCAAGAAGTTGGCAGCTGCCTCTTTGAATAAGAAATCCAATCAG AAGGTAGAAGATGCTGAACCAGTGAAAAGGCCTGCTCTGGTTAATGATGCTGTTAAACACAGAGGCTTCATTGCTTATGAGCGTGAGGGTGTTCAATACAGGGATCCTAATATTCGAATGAATGACTGGAAAGAAGTAATGCAGGAATCAAAACCTGGGCCACTTCTGAAGACTCAGTCAGCTCGTTGCATGGACTGTGGTACTCCTTTCTGCCATCAG GAGAACTCTGGGTGCCCTTTGGGTAACAAAATACCTGAATTCAATGAATTAGTATACCAAAATAGATGGCGGGAAGCATTAGATAGGCTTCTTGAGACAAATAACTTCCCAGAATTCACTGGTCGAGTGTGCCCTGCACCTTGTGAAGGTTCTTGTGTTCTTGGTATCATTGAGAATCCTGTATCTATCAAAAGCATTGAATGTGCAATCATTGACAAGGCCTTTGCGGAAGGGTGGATGGTGCCACGGCCACCCCTTAAGAGAACAGG GAAGAGAGTTGCTATTGTTGGAAGTGGACCAGCTGGCTTAGCTGCTGCTGATCAACTAAATAGAATGGGTCACTCGGTGACTGTGTATGAGCGTGCTGATCGAATTGGAGGACTCATGATGTATGGAGTTCCCAACATGAAGGCTGACAAAGTCGATCTAGTTCAACGTCGTGTTGATCTCATGGCTAGGGAAGGAATCAGTTTTGTGGTCAATGCTAATGTTGGAATTGATCCTCGGTACTCCCTTGATAGGCTTCAAGAGGAGAATGATGCCATTGTTTTGGCAGTGGGAGCTACAAAGCCAAG AGACCTTCCAGTTCCAGGACGGGAGTTATCAGGTGTCCATTTTGCCATGGAGTTTCTTCATGCAAATACAAAAAGTTTGCTCGACAGCAATCTCGAGTATGGTAACTACATATCTGCTAAGGGCAAGAAAGTAGTTGTCATTGGTGGAGGTGACACTGGCACAGATTGTATAGGGACATCTATCCGGCATGGTTGTAGTAGGATTGTAAATCTAGAGCTTCTACCGGAGCCACCACGTACTAGAGCGCCTGGGAACCCCTGGCCACAG TGGCCTCGTATATTCCGTGTAGATTATGGGCACCAGGAAGCTTCTGCAAAGTTTGGCAAAGACCCAAGGTCCTATGAGGTGTTGACTAAGCGCTTCATTGGAGATGAACATGGTAATGTGAAAAGACTAGAGGTAGTACGTGTCTCCTGGGAGAAGGATGCTAGTGGGAAATTTCAATTTAAGGAGGTTGAGGGCACTGAGGAAACTATTGAGGCTGACCTTGTCCTACTAGCCATGGGGTTCCTTGGTCCTGAGTCG AATCTGGCAGACAAGTTGGGCTTAGAGCGAGACAATCGATCAAACTTCAAGGCTGAGTATGGCCGCTTCTCTACCAGTGTTGAAGGTATCTTTGCAGCCGGAGATTGCAGACGTGGCCAGTCCTTGGTTGTCTGGGCAATATCAGAAGGACGTCAAGCCGCTTCCCAGGTTGACAAATATCTCATGAGAGAAGAGGATGTCGCTATTAGCACAGACACCCAAGATGACCTTGTTAAGAGACATCGGGATCTTACCAAGAGGCAACAAGACAGCAAACACACAGTCATGACATAG
- the LOC131175542 gene encoding uncharacterized protein LOC131175542, protein MARSNLGFLFSSSLLNSSNPKLAVPYIGSAPVNLSAFNSLSRFISSLGQQQQQQSEDGLKNGGGDKIKQNPETESEEEEEEDKDGVYVNKETGEIGGPRGPEPTRFGDWERNGAALIFERVR, encoded by the coding sequence ATGGCGAGAAGCAATCTTGGCTTTCTTTTTTCATCATCCTTGTTAAACTCCTCCAACCCCAAATTAGCAGTGCCCTACATCGGATCGGCGCCAGTGAATCTTTCCGCTTTCAACTCGTTGAGTCGATTCATAAGCTCTTTGGGTCAACAACAGCAACAACAATCTGAAGATGGCCTAAAAAATGGAGGAGGAGACAAAATCAAGCAGAATCCTGAAACCGAAagcgaagaagaagaagaagaagataaggaTGGAGTCTATGTGAATAAAGAGACTGGCGAGATCGGCGGGCCCAGAGGACCGGAGCCCACTCGATTCGGCGATTGGGAGCGAAACGGCGCTGCTCTGATTTTTGAGCGTGTAAGATGA
- the LOC110666169 gene encoding putative RING-H2 finger protein ATL21B: MKFLSNKMLISSSSSFFFSFLQIVDSQNPCLSAVCASNEPLIRFPFRLQNRQFKSCGYPGFDLSCDTSTNRTLLQLPFSGKFSVQAIDYATQEIWINDPNNCLPERILSLNLSGSSFAGLFYRNFTFFNCSLSDYTKYPLNPIVCLSGGSTHTIFATSSLKDINLLSQPSFSCGSFASKEVPVEWPFYGQILSSDLSDDLRLTWGAPSCGKCELRGGHCGLKSNSTPEIVCFNPSRRGIPRSARYMMIIGAGVPLALCVLGIVCYLCSRIRHYAAGRRSHPFLEFSFMVNPQPTLINAGGLDGPTMESYPKIVLGESRRLPKPGDNTCSICLSEYNPKETLKSIPECHHCFHADCIDEWLRLKASCPIRRNSPELLPPSQPP, translated from the exons ATGAAATTCTTGTCAAACAAAATGCTcatttcctcctcctcctcctttttTTTCTCCTTCCTGCAGATCGTTGATAGCCAAAATCCTTGCCTCAGCGCTGTTTGTGCTAGCAATGAGCCACTCATCCGATTTCCTTTCCGGCTTCAAAACCGCCAATTCAAGTCTTGTGGGTATCCAGGTTTCGATTTATCCTGCGATACTAGCACCAACCGGACACTACTACAGCTACCATTTTCAGGGAAATTCAGCGTCCAAGCTATAGATTACGCCACCCAAGAAATATGGATTAACGACCCCAACAACTGTCTCCCGGAGCGAATTCTCTCTCTTAATCTCTCTGGTTCTTCCTTCGCCGGCCTTTTCTATCGAAATTTTACCTTCTTCAATTGTTCCTTGTCTGATTATACCAAGTATCCGCTGAACCCGATTGTTTGCCTTAGCGGCGGCTCCACACATACAATTTTTGCGACGTCCTCTTTAAAAGATATTAACCTTTTGTCACAACCATCATTTTCCTGTGGTTCATTTGCAAGCAAGGAGGTTCCAGTGGAGTGGCCATTTTATGGGCAGATACTATCCTCGGACCTCAGTGATGATCTCCGTCTCACTTGGGGTGCACCCTCGTGTGGAAAGTGCGAGTTGCGTGGTGGACATTGCGGTCTCAAGAGTAATTCTACACCTGAAATCGTGTGCTTCAATCCTTCTCGACGCG GAATTCCAAGAAGTGCGCGTTACATGATGATTATAGGAGCAGGAGTACCTTTGGCGTTATGTGTGCTGGGTATAGTATGCTACCTATGTAGCAGGATCAGGCACTACGCTGCAGGAAGAAGAAGCCATCCTTTCCTAGAATTTTCTTTCATGGTGAATCCACAACCCACATTGATCAATGCAGGAGGCCTAGATGGTCCCACCATGGAATCGTATCCCAAAATAGTACTTGGAGAGAGCCGACGATTGCCCAAGCCTGGGGACAACACTTGCTCAATATGCTTGTCAGAGTACAACCCGAAGGAGACGCTTAAGTCTATTCCAGAATGCCACCATTGCTTCCATGCTGATTGCATTGATGAATGGCTTCGGTTGAAAGCTTCCTGTCCCATTCGCCGGAATTCCCCTGAGCTGTTGCCTCCCTCTCAACCTCCATGA